One part of the Magallana gigas chromosome 5, xbMagGiga1.1, whole genome shotgun sequence genome encodes these proteins:
- the LOC105337639 gene encoding retrovirus-related Pol polyprotein from transposon 297: protein MEQLKPPSHLSFEGNLAENWKEWLQGFRLYLIASGIDEKAGKVQVATFLHVAGVEARRIYNTFNIPEEDVDKLDVLIQCFQDYVEPRKNLTYVRHIFFTRKQETHETIDNYVTDLKNKALQCEFGDLKESLIRDRIVCGISNEACRARLLREADLTLVKCIDICRASELSEHQLKTLHQEPVAAVSAHAVSKKHNHEKQHNSSETHRKQKANVQSTHTGKPCGRCGRQHQKGKCFAYNKLCYKCKSPNHYAKYCKTGSKSSVHSLEETEEDLYLGTVSVDSIHEELPWTESVTINNVPVTFKLDTGAQANIIPRNVFNSLQISRKHLQSVNVNLITYNGDVMKPDGKVDIRCRIRKVEHTLPFYVTNKGSTPILSKETCARLGLIQHIPAESIDKDVCMSKDKLIEQYADIFSGLGKLPGKYHIEIHKSANPVVHPPRKIPAALLKPVQDELKRMEDLGVITKQDGPTDWVNSMVTVRKPGKIRICVDPKDLNQHIKREHYHLVTVEEIIERLPNAKVFSRFDATHGFWHIQLDEESSKALTFNTPFGRYRYLRLPFGISSASEVFSKRVQELFSDLPGVECLVDDILVHGESNAEHDENLIRMLERCRKVGLKLNRDKVELRVPEVKYVGHIIGKDGLKVDPEKVRAIVNMPEPTDIQGVRRFLGLVQYASKFIPNLADVSEPLRILTKNDVVWHWEKEQVDSFARLKEILTQAPVLKIYDLEKDVTISVDASCKGLGAVLLQNGQPVAYASRALTETQQRYAQIEREMLAVIYGCEKFHHYIYGRSITIETDHKPLLAIHRKPLYQATPRLQRMLMRLQRYDVQLKYVPGKEMFISDALSRAFLKECKETLVDEDIDVNFIEQELPMTEKKLQELKDATEADEQFQTLADIVRVGWPETRDQVPTCVRMFWNYRGEITVLNGLLYKGQSVMIPSSLQRQMLTKLHEPHLGIVKTKQRARNIIFWPNMNFDIEQLIQSCGVCNSFRKSNIKQPLIPHEIPNTPWTKVGADIFHFKGKDYLLLVDYYSKYPDIIPLPDLRARSTIAACKTVFARNGIPLELFSDNGPQFSCHEFKCFASDWEFAHRTSSPRYPRSNGQAERCIQTIKNLLKKAEESNSDPNIALLEYRNTPIDGIGKSPAQLLMNRSLRSKIPTTRTWLEPKPLESQLSKLQLRQMKQKYFHDRTCSKLPHIEEREIIRMQNPENRNWEPGVIQQNLGNRSYSILNQHGRALRRNRSQILKSRETNFQMLPPEVEPQLSESVPSESENSDDVSNVNTPHSSQENPVANSKPSVTRSGRISRPPAYLSEYVK from the coding sequence ATGGAGCAGTTAAAACCTCCGTCGCACCTAAGTTTTGAAGGGAACTTGGCCGAAAATTGGAAAGAATGGCTGCAAGGATTTCGCCTATACTTGATCGCATCGGGAATCGACGAGAAAGCAGGCAAGGTACAAGTTGCTACGTTTTTACATGTTGCTGGTGTTGAAGCGAGACGCATTTATAATACATTCAACATTCCGGAGGAGGATGTAGATAAATTAGATGTATTGATTCAATGCTTCCAGGATTACGTCGAACCACGTAagaatttgacatatgtacgTCACATATTTTTCACACGTAAACAAGAAACTCATGAGACTATTGATAACTATGTCACAGATTTGAAAAACAAAGCATTACAGTGTGAATTCGGGGATTTGAAAGAGTCGCTAATTCGGGACAGAATAGTATGTGGTATATCGAATGAAGCATGCAGAGCGAGACTCTTGCGAGAAGCAGATTTAACACTCGTTAAATGTATAGACATATGCAGAGCATCTGAATTATCAGAACATCAGTTGAAGACCTTACACCAAGAACCAGTGGCAGCTGTATCCGCTCACGCTGTATCCAAGAAGCATAACCATGAAAAACAGCACAATAGTAGTGAGACTCACAGAAAACAGAAAGCCAATGTCCAAAGTACGCACACAGGCAAACCATGTGGCAGATGTGGTAGACAACATCAGAAGGGAAAATGCTTTGCATACAACAAACTCTGTTACAAGTGTAAAAGCCCAAATCATTATGCTAAATATTGCAAGACTGGATCTAAGTCAAGTGTACATTCGCTAGAGGAAACGGAAGAGGACCTATACCTTGGCACAGTGAGTGTGGACAGTATTCATGAAGAGCTACCGTGGACAGAATCTGTGACTATTAACAATGTACCAGTTACATTCAAGCTGGATACAGGGGCTCAAGCAAACATAATACCGCGAAATGTATTCAACTCGCTACAGATTTCTCGGAAACACTTACAGAGTGTGAACGTGAACCTGATTACCTACAATGGTGATGTCATGAAACCAGATGGAAAAGTTGACATTAGATGCCGCATTCGTAAAGTGGAACATACACTTCCGTTTTATGTCACAAACAAGGGAAGCACTCCTATCCTTTCTAAAGAAACATGTGCTCGTTTGGGATTAATACAACACATACCAGCAGAGTCAATAGACAAGGATGTGTGTATGTCAAAAGATAAATTAATCGAACAGTATGCAGATATTTTTAGTGGTTTAGGAAAACTACCAGGAAAGTACCACATTGAAATACACAAAAGTGCAAACCCAGTGGTTCACCCACCAAGGAAAATACCCGCAGCGTTACTTAAACCTGTACAAGATGAATTAAAGCGAATGGAAGATCTGGGCGTGATAACGAAACAAGATGGTCCAACAGATTGGGTCAACAGTATGGTGACAGTACGCAAACCAGGAAAAATTCGCATATGTGTGGATCCAAAAGATTTGAATCAGCACATTAAAAGAGAACATTATCATCTAGTGACAGTAGAAGAAATTATTGAACGACTGCCTAATGCCAAAgtcttctcaagatttgatgcCACACATGGCTTTTGGCATATTCAGCTCGATGAGGAAAGTTCTAAAGCACTTACCTTCAATACACCATTCGGTAGATACCGGTACCTGAGACTTCCTTTTGGAATCTCGTCAGCTTCAGAAGTGTTTTCAAAACGTGTACAGGAACTATTTTCAGACTTACCTGGTGTTGAGTGTTTAGTGGACGATATACTGGTACATGGAGAAAGCAACGCGGAACATGATGAAAACCTTATTCGCATGCTGGAACGCTGTCGTAAAGTAGGACTCAAACTCAACAGGGACAAAGTTGAACTTAGAGTACCTGAAGTAAAGTACGTCGGTCACATTATTGGGAAAGATGGACTCAAGGTGGATCCGGAGAAAGTACGGGCCATTGTGAATATGCCGGAACCAACAGACATACAAGGTGTCCGCAGATTCCTGGGACTAGTGCAGTATGCGTCCAAATTCATTCCAAACTTAGCAGATGTTTCGGAACCACTCCGGATACTTACCAAAAATGATGTTGTATGGCACTGGGAAAAGGAACAAGTTGACAGTTTTGCtagattaaaagaaatactgacACAAGCCCCTGTGCTAAAGATATATGACCTTGAGAAGGACGTCACAATTTCCGTTGATGCTAGCTGCAAAGGATTGGGTGCTGTATTGTTACAAAATGGGCAACCAGTCGCTTATGCCTCACGAGCTCTTACTGAAACTCAACAGAGGTACGCACAAATAGAACGCGAGATGCTGGCAGTTATATATGGATGTGAAAAGTTTCACCATTATATTTACGGTCGTTCGATTACCATAGAAACAGATCACAAACCGTTGTTAGCAATTCATCGCAAACCATTATACCAAGCTACTCCAAGACTACAGAGAATGCTGATGCGTTTACAGCGCTATGATGTACAACTGAAATATGTACCtggaaaagaaatgtttatatccGATGCTTTGAGTAGAGCATTCTTGAAAGAGTGCAAAGAGACATTAGTAGATGAGGACATTGATGTGAACTTTATTGAACAAGAACTTCCAATGACAGAGAAAAAGCTTCAAGAATTGAAGGATGCCACAGAAGCCGATGAACAGTTTCAAACATTAGCAGACATTGTTAGAGTAGGATGGCCTGAGACTCGTGATCAAGTTCCAACTTGTGTCAGGATGTTCTGGAACTACCGTGGTGAAATTACCGTCCTGAATGGACTATTGTACAAGGGACAGTCTGTAATGATACCATCATCACTGCAGCGCCAGATGCTTACCAAACTGCATGAACCTCACCTTGGTATCGTGAAAACTAAGCAGAGAGCCAGGAACATAATATTTTGGCCGAACATGAACTTTGACATAGAACAGTTAATTCAGTCTTGTGGAGTGTGCAACTCGTTCCGAAAATCAAACATCAAACAACCTCTAATTCCACATGAAATACCGAATACTCCTTGGACAAAGGTTGGAGCagacatttttcatttcaaggGCAAAGACTATTTGTTATTGGTGGATTATTACTCGAAATACCCAGACATCATACCACTTCCAGATTTACGAGCCCGATCTACCATTGCAGCATGCAAAACAGTATTCGCTAGAAATGGCATACCACTAGAACTATTTTCAGACAATGGACCGCAATTTAGTTGCCATGAGTTTAAGTGTTTTGCATCGGATTGGGAATTTGCACACAGAACATCAAGCCCTCGTTATCCACGTTCGAATGGTCAGGCAGAGCGCTGCATCCAGACCATTAAAAACTTGCTCAAAAAGGCAGAAGAGAGCAACAGTGATCCAAATATTGCTCTCTTAGAGTACAGAAATACACCTATTGATGGAATTGGAAAATCACCCGCACAGCTGTTGATGAACAGAAGTCTTCGTTCAAAGATTCCTACAACTCGAACATGGTTGGAGCCAAAACCTTTGGAATCTCAACTCTCCAAACTTCAACTTCGTCAGatgaaacagaaatattttcatgACCGAACCTGTTCTAAACTACCGCACAttgaagagagagagatcatTCGTATGCAGAATCCAGAAAATCGAAATTGGGAACCAGGAGTCATTCAACAGAACCTTGGAAACCGTTCATACAGCATATTGAACCAACATGGAAGAGCTCTTCGGAGGAACCGTAGCCAGATATTGAAATCGCGGGAAACCAACTTCCAGATGTTACCCCCAGAAGTTGAACCACAATTGAGTGAATCTGTACCAAGTGAAAGTGAAAATTCTGATGATGTGTCCAATGTTAATACCCCACATTCAAGTCAGGAAAATCCCGTGGCAAACAGCAAACCCTCGGTAACCAGATCAGGAAGAATCTCGAGACCACCCGCCTACCTATCAGAATAtgtgaaataa